In a single window of the Agromyces sp. H17E-10 genome:
- a CDS encoding carbohydrate ABC transporter permease: MSAPTLVSAERPPRSDRPDAARPRRSRREANLASRLGVFALLGLSALYFIVPIWWLVVASTKPAGHQFSEPGLWFDGFGLFDNIALVFAESDGIFGRWMLNSVFYAGTSALVGTLLSAMAGYALAKYEFRGRGVVFGVILAAVLIPKVMFTLPLFLLFNQVGLLNNPLAVLLPSVVSPFGVYLARVFAAQSVPDELIEAGRIDGAGEFRIFFSIGVRIMSPALVTIFLFQFVEVWNNFLLPLMVLNDSSLQPVTVGLVGWAGSNGQVPAGTVVVAALLSVVPLIIAFLSLQRFWRAGLTAGAVK; encoded by the coding sequence ATGAGCGCCCCCACCCTCGTGTCGGCCGAGCGGCCGCCCCGGTCGGACCGGCCGGATGCCGCGCGCCCACGCCGTTCGCGGCGCGAGGCGAACCTCGCGAGCCGCCTGGGCGTCTTCGCCCTGCTCGGCCTGTCGGCCCTCTACTTCATCGTGCCCATCTGGTGGCTCGTCGTCGCGTCGACGAAGCCCGCCGGGCACCAGTTCTCCGAGCCCGGCCTCTGGTTCGACGGCTTCGGGCTGTTCGACAACATCGCGCTCGTGTTCGCCGAGTCCGACGGCATCTTCGGCCGGTGGATGCTCAACAGCGTCTTCTACGCGGGCACGTCTGCGCTCGTCGGCACGCTGCTCTCGGCCATGGCCGGGTACGCGCTCGCGAAGTACGAGTTCCGCGGCCGGGGCGTCGTGTTCGGCGTCATCCTCGCGGCCGTGCTCATCCCGAAGGTCATGTTCACGCTGCCGCTGTTCCTGCTCTTCAACCAGGTGGGCCTCTTGAACAACCCGCTCGCGGTGCTGCTGCCGAGCGTCGTGAGCCCGTTCGGCGTCTACCTCGCCCGCGTGTTCGCGGCCCAGTCGGTGCCCGACGAGCTCATCGAGGCGGGCCGCATCGACGGCGCGGGGGAGTTCCGCATCTTCTTCTCGATCGGTGTGCGCATCATGTCGCCCGCGCTCGTGACGATCTTCCTGTTCCAGTTCGTCGAGGTCTGGAACAACTTCCTGCTGCCGCTCATGGTGCTCAACGACAGCTCGCTGCAGCCCGTGACGGTCGGCCTCGTCGGCTGGGCGGGCAGCAACGGGCAGGTGCCTGCCGGCACCGTCGTGGTCGCCGCGCTGCTCTCGGTCGTTCCGCTCATCATCGCGTTCCTCAGCCTGCAGCGCTTCTGGCGTGCGGGCCTGACCGCGGGGGCCGTGAAGTGA